CAGATACTTGGGATCAACCGCATCAATCGTATTAAGGATTTTAATCCCGTCAGCCCCTTGAGCAAAGGGAGTTTCAATAAGTTTAACTGTACATGTATGATCCCCAAATATCACCAATGGTTTATCAGGCATTATCACTGTTGAGTCATCGTCTGTCCAGCCCGCGATTTCGTTCTGCGATTGATCGATAATCGGAAATCGGCCTGTTTCAGCGTAAGCGTTTCTTGGTATTTTGGCAGGAGGGGTAACTGTATTTACGAGGGTATTGATCTTAACCCTTGCGAATTTCGTGTATTGAAAACTACTCTCCTGATATCTCTCCATGCCAAGATTGTACTCTACATCCGCTGCAATCTTCTTTCTCTCTACTACCAAACCGAGTGAGGACTGACGAGGTTGCGATTCATACACCACGCCCTGTTCCGCTACGTTAGCGGTTGATTCGGGCTCAGGATCAGGGGCGTTTGCCGTTTTCCCCGCACGCGACATATCCAGATACCTACATAGCTCCTCCCGGACCATCGGCAGATCATTCTTCTCTATCGCCCTTCTCTGCGCCCCCAGATCAAAACCGTCATTCTCCACTTTGTAGAACGCGATGTGGTCTGTCTGCTTCGCCAGCTTCCTATCCAGAATCAAAACAGAGGTTTTAACGCCGGAATACGGATTAAACACGCCCGCCGGCAGGGAGATAACCGCGACCAGGTAGTCCTCTACCAGCTTCCTGCGCAGTTGCCTGTGGGCGTTCTGACTTTGAAAGATGATACCTTCAGGAATAACTACCCCTGCTCGCCCATTGGGCGTTAGGTGCTCTGCGATATAGTCCACAAATAGTACTTCACTCCGTTTAGATTTCACCGAAAACCTGCTGTGTGGACGTATGCCTCCTTTGGGCGACATGAAAGGCGGGTTCGCCAGGATCACGTCTGCAAACTCGTTCCACCTGTCCTCGCTGGTCAACGTGTCGTATTCATGGATTCGGGGTTGTTTGAAGTCATGAAGGTACATGTTTACGAGCGATAGGCGCACCATGTCGGGTGAGATGTCATAGCCATTGAAGTTCTGTGTGAGTTTTAACTTTTCATCGGACGATAACGTACTGTTGCCATTCGCGTCGGTATTCGCCTTGTCAATATGTTTCCAGGACGATATCAAGAACCCAGCGGTACCGCAGGCCGGATCAAGTACCGTTTCGTGCTTCCTCGGATCAATGATCTCGACGATAAAGTCGATGATATGGCGGGGGGTGCGGAACTGCCCGGCATCTCCCTGAGAGCCGAGTACAGAAAGCAGGTATTCAAAGGCGTCCCCGAGCCGCTCGCTGTGGTCGTAGGTGAACTCGTCGATGACCTTGAGAAAAGCGCGCAGGGTCTCCGGGTCACGGTAGGGCAAATATGCGTTGTTGAAGATATTCCGGAACAGCGAGGGGATTCCGGGGTTCTCGGGCATCCGGGCTATGGCGGTTGCGTACAGGTCTAGAACTTCATGTCCACTCTGGCCACTGTGCATCAGGCCAGCCCAGCCGTATTGAGCAAACTCGCCTTCGAAAAACTGGCGCTCGCCCCCTAGCTCCTCGGCCTTGGCGTCCATGTCATCCATGAACTTGTAGATGAGGGCGATGGTAATCTGCTCGACCTGGCTCTTGGGGTCGGGTACTTTACCCACCAGGATATCGCGGGCCGAATCTATGCGGCGTCTGGTCTCGGTATCGAGCACGGCGTCCTCTAGCTGGCAAACTGATTGAGCGACACGTAATCCTTGACGTATTCGGGTATCAACGTGCGGTAATTAACAGGGACGTTTTCATAATCGCCCATGGATAACACCGGATTGGTCGCGAGGTCCACGAACTGCTTGCGGTCGATGATGCCACGAACCCGGTCGTCATTTACGTACGCTTTGAAAAAGGTCTTCAGTGCCGGTACCGAACTGCTCTGATCAGGAGTCAGCTCCGCCACGAATTTAGCGAATTCCTCGTCCAGCAGTTCGTTCCTGGTTTTGAACCTAGGGATGATGTCGTAGGCTTTCTCCAGTATCTCGCGAAGGGTGATCCGGCGGTCCGCGGTCACGGCTTTGCGCAGCTTCTCAAGAGTATAATACTCCTCGGGCTTGTTCAGGACCTCTCGCCTTACGTGATCGGTGGCCCGTTCCCAGTCGCCAGCTTCAATCGCGTCCGCAACGACCTCGTCCTCCTTCACCACGTCCACGAACTGGTCGAAGAACATCCTGTCGATTTTCATCCCCTCGATGCCGATTTCCTCTACTTTTATTCCGGCGAGGATGTCCCGGCCGAGGTGTTCGTACGTATCAGCAAGAACAACCGGATCGATCTCTCCTTCACCAGGTTCCTTCCAGCGGGCCGGCAGTTTCAGAATCTCGTCGTAGTTGTATTCTTCCTCGAAGTACTCGCAGTTTCCAAAGAAATCGAAGAGTTTGAAGGCGGTCTTATCTGGAGCTGTAACCATGCCTTTGCGCTCCTCGTCGAACAACAGATCGAGGAAGTTGTGTTTGCGTGTACCACGGCCCTTTATCTGGATGAAGTCCGTCGGCGAGAAGATCGGACGAAAGAGGCCCAGGTTCAGGATGTCCGGGCAGTCATACCCGGTAGTCATCATGCCGACGGTCACGCATACTCGGGCCTTACTGGTCCGATAGGTGGATATCACGTTTCCAAAACCGTGGAGATTGTTGTTTGTAAATCGTATTGTGAACTGCTGGGCATCCTGAACTTGGGAAGTTACCTGTACGGCAAAATTGGACTGGTACCTGCCCAGGTACATTTTGTCGGCAATCTCGTTGAGTATCTGCGTGAGACGGGCAGCGTGTGTCTGGCTGACGGTGAAAATGATGGATTTGCCGATCTCACCACTTACGGGGTCACGCAGGGCATTCTTCAGAAACGTTTCGCAGAACAGGTAATTGGTACTTTGGGAGTAGAATTTCTTCTCGAAATCTCTCTGCTTGTACACCTCTTCGTGATCTTCACCTTCGACGTCGATAAAGGTTGCTACGAATCCATCGTCAGAAAGAAGCTGCGTCGTCACTTCCGTGCGCGCGTCCACCACGGTGGGATTGATGAGCACACCGTCCTTCACCCCATCAAGCAGGGTATAACGGAAAGTCGGCTGACCGCTTTCGCAACCGAATGTGCGGTAGGTGTCCATCAGCATCCGTCGCTCGGTTTCACGGGGATCCCGAACGTTAGTAGCCGAGGTATCCACTCCTCTCAGGTAATCGCGTGGCGTGGCCGTCAGTCCAAGTTTGTACCCGACGAAGTACTCGAAAACCGCTCGTGCGTTGCCGCCGATGGACCGGTGGGCTTCATCCGATATCACCAGGTCGAAATCGGTGGGCGAGAAGCGTTCCTGATACTTGTTGTTGAACAGCAGGGACTGCACGGTGGTTACGACGATCTCGGCGTGGCGCCAGTCGTCCCTTCGTTCCTTGTAGACGACGGTCTGAAAGTCGGATGACAGCAGCTCGGTGAAAACCTTCCTGGCCTGCTCTTCCAGTTCAAGTCGGTCCACGAGGAAAAGGACACGCCGGGCATTCAGGGTATGCAGGAACAGTTTGATGATCGCAGCGGCCGTGAGGGTCTTGCCTGTGCCGGTCGCCATCTCGAAGAGAAAACGATCGCCGCCCTCGCTGACAGCCTTCTGCAGGGCGTGTACGGCCTTGAGCTGGTATGTCCGGAGAAAGCGCAGCTTGTGGTGTCGGATGAATCCGTTTCGCTCGTTCTTGTTCTGGTATGCCGCTTCCGACTGGTAGTTCGGTCGCTGGGAGAGTACGATGAAGTCGTCGTCAACCGGTTTGTCGGCCAGACGCTTCGGATCGGGTTCGAACTTGCTGTAGTGCCCTACCGAGTCTTGCGTGGGAAATGACGTGATCTGGTTGGGATTACCCCGGCGGAGGTCCCAGAAGTAATGAAGATTTCCGTTTGAAAGGATGACGAAGCGACATCTCAGCGACTTCGCGTACTTTCTCGCTTGCTCCTTGCCGACCAGCGGGTCCTTGTCTTCAGACTTGGCCTCGAGTACGACAAGCGGAAAACCTTTCTCATCAAGCAGCAGGAAATCGACAAATCCAGTTGTCGTTTTTTCGAAATCGTCACCCAGGTCGTCAAGTTTGGATTTCTTGATGGTGACACTTGGTTCAAGTTGGATATTGGTGGGCTTGTCACCTTCCGCGAAGAATCGCCATCCAGCCTTCTCGAGGAGTTTATTGATTTTGATGCGCGCGGTAGCTTCGGACATTTAGGCAGATTGGAGCTGAACGATGTTGTTGATTGCATGATAAAGTCGATGAAGTTGCACAAAGGCAATCATTCATCAGACATAATAAATGCAAGTTAGAAACACCGCCACTAAATCCGCACCGAAGAATGTCGTTGTAACACCCAGACCAAGATTCAAAATCTGTATTGCAAGAGCAGTTTATGCTTATCGGCCTTGCTTGTATCACTTGTAAGATCATCAAAATCCTAAGTTTAATTCGAATGTGGTCCTTTTCAATAACGAAAATCCCGGCAGACAAGCTCTGTCTACCGGAATCACTTCTCGGGTTTATCTATATGCGATTACCGACTGAATTGACCGGGATGGTACTACACAACCGGCATGATTCAGTCTTCTCGTACTTCTGCATTTAGCAGCAAATCGTCTACGACGCTTAAGTACGCTCGTATCGCGGTTTCTATGTTTTCGAGAGCTTCCGCTTCAGTTCTACCCTCGGACCAGCATCCAGGTAAGTCGGGTACCGATACGCTGTATCCTTCGGCAGACTGATGAAGGGCGATTTTGTACTTCATGCCAGGCTCTTTCTATGAGTCGAACTCCAGCCCAACCCGAATCGCTGAACCCGCGCCCGCATAGGTGAAAGCCTCGTTGATATCAGTGAATGAGAAGGTATCGGAGATGATCTTGTGGAAGGGGTACTTGTCCCGTGTGCGGCTCAGGAATTCGAGGGCGCGCGGGATCACCCAGGGCTCGTACACGATCACGCCGCGTATCGCCTTGCTGCACCGGACGATGTTACCCGGATCGATCTCCGTCGGGAACCCGAGGTTTATGTTGCCGATCCAAAGATAACGACCGCCCCATCGGAGCATGTCTATGCCTTCGGCGAGCACGCGGGGCGATCCCACGAATTCGGCGACCAGGTCGGCGCCGACCCCATCCGTGTGATCCAGAACGAACTCAACGCGTGATTTTAATTCGATTTCATCGACATTGAGTGTCTCGTCGGCTCCGAATTCCCGGGCGAGCGAAAGACGCGCCGGAAACCTGTCGAGCACGATAATCCTGCCCGCCCCCATCTCCCGCGCTACGGCGGTCGCATAGAGACCGAGGCCGCCCGCCCCCTGAATGACCACCGTGTCGCCCAGGGTGACGCCAATCTGGTTCAGACCGTAGATGACTTCCGACAGGGCGCAGTTGATCGGGGATACGATCGCGTCCGAGAGATCATCGGGCACCTTGAAGACCCAGTGGCCGCGTTTCATATAGTAGTAATCCCCGTAGGCGCCGTGA
Above is a genomic segment from Gemmatimonadota bacterium containing:
- a CDS encoding N-6 DNA methylase — encoded protein: MLDTETRRRIDSARDILVGKVPDPKSQVEQITIALIYKFMDDMDAKAEELGGERQFFEGEFAQYGWAGLMHSGQSGHEVLDLYATAIARMPENPGIPSLFRNIFNNAYLPYRDPETLRAFLKVIDEFTYDHSERLGDAFEYLLSVLGSQGDAGQFRTPRHIIDFIVEIIDPRKHETVLDPACGTAGFLISSWKHIDKANTDANGNSTLSSDEKLKLTQNFNGYDISPDMVRLSLVNMYLHDFKQPRIHEYDTLTSEDRWNEFADVILANPPFMSPKGGIRPHSRFSVKSKRSEVLFVDYIAEHLTPNGRAGVVIPEGIIFQSQNAHRQLRRKLVEDYLVAVISLPAGVFNPYSGVKTSVLILDRKLAKQTDHIAFYKVENDGFDLGAQRRAIEKNDLPMVREELCRYLDMSRAGKTANAPDPEPESTANVAEQGVVYESQPRQSSLGLVVERKKIAADVEYNLGMERYQESSFQYTKFARVKINTLVNTVTPPAKIPRNAYAETGRFPIIDQSQNEIAGWTDDDSTVIMPDKPLVIFGDHTCTVKLIETPFAQGADGIKILNTIDAVDPKYL
- a CDS encoding DEAD/DEAH box helicase family protein; translated protein: MSEATARIKINKLLEKAGWRFFAEGDKPTNIQLEPSVTIKKSKLDDLGDDFEKTTTGFVDFLLLDEKGFPLVVLEAKSEDKDPLVGKEQARKYAKSLRCRFVILSNGNLHYFWDLRRGNPNQITSFPTQDSVGHYSKFEPDPKRLADKPVDDDFIVLSQRPNYQSEAAYQNKNERNGFIRHHKLRFLRTYQLKAVHALQKAVSEGGDRFLFEMATGTGKTLTAAAIIKLFLHTLNARRVLFLVDRLELEEQARKVFTELLSSDFQTVVYKERRDDWRHAEIVVTTVQSLLFNNKYQERFSPTDFDLVISDEAHRSIGGNARAVFEYFVGYKLGLTATPRDYLRGVDTSATNVRDPRETERRMLMDTYRTFGCESGQPTFRYTLLDGVKDGVLINPTVVDARTEVTTQLLSDDGFVATFIDVEGEDHEEVYKQRDFEKKFYSQSTNYLFCETFLKNALRDPVSGEIGKSIIFTVSQTHAARLTQILNEIADKMYLGRYQSNFAVQVTSQVQDAQQFTIRFTNNNLHGFGNVISTYRTSKARVCVTVGMMTTGYDCPDILNLGLFRPIFSPTDFIQIKGRGTRKHNFLDLLFDEERKGMVTAPDKTAFKLFDFFGNCEYFEEEYNYDEILKLPARWKEPGEGEIDPVVLADTYEHLGRDILAGIKVEEIGIEGMKIDRMFFDQFVDVVKEDEVVADAIEAGDWERATDHVRREVLNKPEEYYTLEKLRKAVTADRRITLREILEKAYDIIPRFKTRNELLDEEFAKFVAELTPDQSSSVPALKTFFKAYVNDDRVRGIIDRKQFVDLATNPVLSMGDYENVPVNYRTLIPEYVKDYVSLNQFAS
- a CDS encoding type II toxin-antitoxin system HicB family antitoxin, encoding MKYKIALHQSAEGYSVSVPDLPGCWSEGRTEAEALENIETAIRAYLSVVDDLLLNAEVRED
- a CDS encoding zinc-binding dehydrogenase: MKTGKVAVYTQPQAPMEIREYPVPTVMADDMLVRIRMANICGSDLHIWRGHGPRIETGIPQVLGHEMIGTIEAMGRNVTTDSAGQPLSEGDRIVYSYFKPCQQCWTCLNGKPGCPDRYRDWIGVSSEQPPHFHGAYGDYYYMKRGHWVFKVPDDLSDAIVSPINCALSEVIYGLNQIGVTLGDTVVIQGAGGLGLYATAVAREMGAGRIIVLDRFPARLSLAREFGADETLNVDEIELKSRVEFVLDHTDGVGADLVAEFVGSPRVLAEGIDMLRWGGRYLWIGNINLGFPTEIDPGNIVRCSKAIRGVIVYEPWVIPRALEFLSRTRDKYPFHKIISDTFSFTDINEAFTYAGAGSAIRVGLEFDS